In the genome of Desulfuromonas sp. DDH964, one region contains:
- a CDS encoding cytochrome c3 family protein, whose protein sequence is MASYATNEDEVCIFCHTPHGGNTTGPLWNRSLPGASTYTQYNSVTLSSYLQGLSASRPVNDESLLCLSCHDGTISVNHLLNTSNDIGIPETTFVMMGDPTDTHIINLGAGGPNLGTDLSDDHPISFSYDSVLGDAIYQPGGARVGQLRSVGTTVDITSALGWQGEGVRFFGADHRVECSSCHDPHVDYITNTAYRPFLIRPNTGSALCLACHNK, encoded by the coding sequence ATGGCATCCTACGCGACCAACGAGGATGAGGTCTGCATTTTCTGTCATACGCCGCACGGCGGCAACACCACCGGGCCGCTCTGGAACCGCAGCCTGCCAGGCGCCTCGACCTACACCCAGTACAACAGCGTGACCCTCTCCAGTTATTTGCAGGGACTCTCGGCGAGCCGACCGGTTAACGACGAGTCGCTGCTCTGTCTCTCCTGTCACGATGGCACCATTTCCGTCAATCACCTGCTCAATACCAGCAACGATATCGGAATCCCGGAGACTACCTTTGTCATGATGGGCGATCCTACCGATACTCACATCATCAACCTCGGTGCAGGTGGTCCCAATCTTGGCACGGACCTCAGCGACGATCATCCCATTTCCTTCAGTTACGATTCAGTGCTGGGGGACGCCATTTATCAGCCTGGCGGGGCCCGGGTCGGCCAGTTGCGGTCGGTTGGAACCACCGTGGACATCACCAGCGCCCTGGGCTGGCAGGGTGAAGGAGTGCGGTTTTTCGGTGCTGATCACCGGGTCGAATGTTCCTCCTGCCACGACCCGCACGTCGATTACATCACCAACACTGCTTACCGGCCGTTTTTGATTCGGCCGAATACCGGCAGCGCCCTGTGCCTGGCCTGCCATAACAAGTAA